One part of the Bdellovibrio sp. KM01 genome encodes these proteins:
- a CDS encoding ATPase domain-containing protein, whose product MSTQKLVQTGVNGLDEILNGGLPSDRLYLVDGDPGAGKTTLGLQFLMAGVANDEKVLYVTLSETKKEVEAVAHSHGWDISKIAIFELRSATELEVDNQNTFFHPSEIELGETTKAILDVVKKINPSRVVFDSLSELRLLARESLRYRRQILALKQYFVGKNTTVLLLDDRTSDVGDLDLHSLVHGVIRLEQLAPEYGANRRRMRILKLRGVSFRGGYHDFVLKRGGILIFPRLVASDHETTTETSLLKSGVSQLDQLLGGGIDRGSSTLLMGPAGAGKSTVALQYASAAAKNGEKAAIFSFDEGKRSLLKRAQSMGIDVASYIEKGTITLQQIDPAELSPGEFVSLVCDAVEKQNARVVIIDSLNGYINAMPEERFLIIQMHELLSYLNQRGVATFMIVAQHGLIGSNMNSPVDVSYLADTVLLMRFFESAGEVHKAISTLKRRSGVHEKSIREITFSNKGIQVGEPLKHFRGILTGVPDFVRNEPPESRF is encoded by the coding sequence ATGAGTACACAGAAGTTAGTACAAACAGGCGTAAATGGTTTAGATGAAATTTTAAATGGCGGTCTGCCATCAGATCGTCTCTATCTTGTCGATGGGGATCCGGGCGCTGGAAAAACCACATTAGGTCTTCAGTTTCTTATGGCGGGAGTCGCCAATGATGAGAAGGTTCTGTACGTCACACTTTCTGAAACAAAAAAAGAAGTGGAAGCTGTAGCACATTCCCATGGTTGGGATATTTCAAAAATCGCTATCTTTGAATTACGGTCCGCAACTGAGCTGGAAGTCGACAATCAAAATACTTTCTTTCATCCATCAGAAATTGAATTAGGCGAAACGACCAAGGCGATTTTAGATGTCGTTAAAAAAATAAATCCAAGCCGCGTTGTTTTCGACTCACTTTCAGAACTTCGCTTGTTGGCACGAGAATCACTACGCTATCGTCGTCAAATCCTTGCACTCAAACAGTATTTCGTAGGAAAAAATACGACGGTTCTTTTACTTGACGATCGAACTTCAGATGTTGGTGATCTTGATCTGCACAGTTTAGTTCATGGTGTGATTCGTCTGGAACAACTTGCACCAGAGTATGGAGCCAACCGACGCCGCATGCGGATTCTTAAGCTGAGAGGCGTATCGTTCCGCGGGGGCTATCATGATTTTGTTCTTAAGCGCGGTGGAATTCTTATCTTCCCACGCCTTGTCGCGAGCGATCATGAAACGACAACCGAGACTAGTTTGCTTAAAAGTGGGGTCTCCCAACTTGATCAACTACTTGGTGGCGGTATAGACCGCGGATCAAGCACGTTACTTATGGGGCCGGCCGGAGCAGGCAAATCGACGGTCGCTTTACAGTACGCCTCTGCCGCCGCAAAAAATGGCGAAAAAGCTGCCATCTTTTCCTTCGATGAAGGAAAAAGATCACTTCTTAAGCGAGCACAAAGTATGGGAATTGATGTTGCTAGCTATATCGAAAAAGGTACGATCACACTGCAACAAATTGATCCGGCAGAACTTTCTCCGGGAGAATTTGTAAGCCTGGTTTGCGATGCCGTCGAAAAACAAAACGCGCGAGTCGTTATTATCGATAGTTTAAATGGATACATCAATGCCATGCCCGAAGAGCGCTTCCTTATTATTCAAATGCATGAACTGCTAAGCTACTTGAATCAACGTGGAGTCGCTACATTTATGATCGTGGCTCAGCACGGCCTGATTGGCTCCAACATGAACTCCCCTGTCGACGTAAGCTATCTTGCCGATACAGTCTTGCTTATGCGTTTTTTTGAGTCCGCGGGAGAAGTTCACAAAGCCATCTCGACTCTGAAAAGACGCAGTGGTGTTCATGAAAAATCTATTCGCGAAATTACATTCTCAAACAAAGGAATTCAGGTTGGAGAGCCTTTGAAACACTTCCGTGGAATTTTAACCGGTGTTCCAGATTTTGTTAGAAACGAACCCCCGGAAAGTCGGTTTTAG
- a CDS encoding response regulator: protein MAALEERILILASTARDSESTHKILTEANLCPCICRDFDDLLEKINEGAGALLLAKEVLIPQNQERIKSSLSIQPSWSDLPIIILASAGDLTQGKKETLEVLKSLRNATVLERPIRVATLVNVLESSIANRRRQYEVRDLVRLLVVARQEAETAKAESDQANKAKSEFLANMSHEIRTPLGIIIGFSSLAEDENASAEERQTYLNTIQRNGNLLLDLVNDILDLAKVEAGHMAIEEVDTSITDILNDIVLGLKPKAAEKNIQLITKIPDNFPANLKTDPTRVRQIFLNVIGNAVKFTKYGSVTAELSFKITNSNHIEVNLLVTDTGLGITDEQRLKLFKPFTQADGSTTREYGGTGLGLVLSRNLANALGGSLELVESQQNVGSTFKITVMAKQAMEVQNSTAENVTKPQATFKGLGILVAEDSPDNQFLLSRLLKQEGMTVDLANNGLEAITKASNNQYDIILMDIQMPKMDGNKATSYLRQSGYSKPIIALTANALKGDKEKALASGFDDYITKPIQRTELFDSLEKVIRNV from the coding sequence ATGGCAGCGCTAGAAGAAAGAATTTTAATATTAGCCAGCACGGCAAGAGATTCCGAATCAACTCACAAGATTTTGACTGAAGCGAATCTTTGCCCATGTATTTGCCGTGATTTTGATGACTTGCTGGAGAAAATCAATGAAGGCGCGGGCGCCCTGCTATTGGCAAAAGAAGTTTTAATTCCGCAGAACCAGGAACGCATAAAGAGTTCACTCAGCATTCAGCCATCTTGGTCGGATTTACCTATTATTATTTTAGCAAGCGCTGGCGACCTGACCCAAGGAAAGAAAGAAACCCTGGAAGTCTTAAAGTCATTACGAAATGCCACGGTTTTAGAAAGACCTATTCGTGTCGCGACCTTGGTTAATGTTCTGGAATCGAGTATTGCCAATAGAAGGCGGCAGTATGAAGTCCGCGATCTTGTACGCTTACTCGTGGTCGCGCGCCAAGAAGCGGAAACCGCTAAGGCTGAGTCAGATCAAGCCAACAAAGCGAAATCAGAATTCCTGGCAAATATGAGTCATGAAATCAGAACTCCTTTGGGAATTATCATCGGCTTTTCAAGTCTTGCCGAAGACGAAAATGCATCGGCAGAAGAACGACAAACCTATCTCAACACCATTCAACGTAACGGAAATCTTTTACTAGATTTAGTGAACGATATTTTGGACCTTGCAAAAGTCGAGGCCGGTCACATGGCGATCGAGGAAGTTGACACTTCTATCACGGATATTTTGAATGATATCGTGTTGGGTTTAAAACCGAAGGCTGCGGAAAAAAACATTCAACTGATTACGAAGATTCCCGATAACTTTCCGGCCAACCTTAAAACAGATCCCACTCGCGTTCGCCAAATATTTTTGAATGTTATTGGGAACGCTGTTAAATTCACTAAGTATGGCAGTGTCACAGCAGAGCTGTCCTTCAAGATAACAAACAGTAACCATATTGAAGTGAACTTGCTCGTGACCGATACGGGATTGGGCATCACTGACGAACAACGACTGAAACTGTTCAAACCCTTCACTCAGGCCGATGGCTCAACGACGCGAGAATACGGTGGAACAGGTTTGGGCTTGGTCCTTTCCAGGAATCTGGCAAATGCACTGGGTGGCAGTTTAGAACTTGTCGAAAGCCAACAGAACGTTGGTTCCACATTTAAAATCACCGTCATGGCAAAACAGGCAATGGAAGTACAAAACAGCACGGCAGAAAATGTAACCAAACCCCAAGCGACCTTTAAAGGCTTGGGAATACTTGTGGCTGAGGACTCACCTGACAATCAGTTCTTGCTTTCAAGACTTCTAAAGCAGGAAGGAATGACAGTCGATTTAGCCAACAACGGACTTGAAGCTATTACCAAAGCTTCAAACAATCAGTACGACATTATCTTAATGGACATCCAAATGCCAAAAATGGACGGAAACAAAGCAACTTCCTATTTAAGACAAAGTGGCTACAGCAAACCGATTATCGCTTTAACTGCCAACGCGCTGAAAGGAGACAAGGAAAAAGCACTGGCATCTGGATTTGATGACTACATAACTAAGCCGATTCAGCGCACCGAACTTTTTGATTCGCTGGAGAAGGTTATTCGTAATGTTTAA